The proteins below come from a single Bacteroidota bacterium genomic window:
- a CDS encoding GHKL domain-containing protein, protein MNKSKPLFIFYLLVGYVCLQFIWWAFMLFELNNELSQKKAELLVSKQEQGIIQNETLPELKGKLHKKWLMIAGEGTVFLILLIVGIAKTHSTFKKEIALSDQQKNFLLSITHELKSPLASNKLHLQTLLKHELAREKQQALLLSALNDTERLISLADNLLMAAKIDSNTFDLLLESTDLAKLIENTISNAEHLKKNKHTIKLDLQAEIFFPVDRLTFPSILLNLYENAVKYSPNETEIHISLNKKNRQIFINVSDEGSGIPELERDRVFQKFYRIGNEETRKTKGTGLGLFIVKNLVEKHNGVIHVKNNNPKGSTIEICFDNNIEQRT, encoded by the coding sequence ATGAATAAATCAAAACCTCTTTTTATTTTTTACCTGCTGGTAGGCTATGTATGCCTTCAGTTTATTTGGTGGGCCTTTATGTTGTTTGAATTAAACAATGAACTTTCTCAAAAGAAAGCTGAGTTATTGGTATCAAAACAAGAACAAGGAATCATTCAAAATGAAACACTTCCTGAACTAAAAGGAAAACTGCATAAAAAATGGTTGATGATAGCCGGAGAAGGAACGGTTTTTTTAATTCTTCTTATAGTAGGAATAGCTAAAACTCATAGCACATTTAAAAAAGAAATTGCTCTTTCGGACCAACAGAAAAACTTTCTGCTATCAATAACACATGAACTAAAATCACCACTTGCCTCAAACAAATTGCATCTGCAAACTCTTTTAAAACATGAGCTCGCAAGGGAAAAACAACAAGCATTATTACTTTCTGCCCTTAATGATACAGAGAGATTAATTAGTCTTGCGGATAATTTATTAATGGCTGCAAAAATTGATTCCAATACATTTGATTTACTTCTAGAGTCTACAGATTTAGCCAAACTTATTGAAAATACAATTTCCAATGCCGAACATTTGAAAAAAAACAAGCATACGATTAAATTAGATCTTCAGGCTGAAATATTTTTTCCTGTTGACAGGCTGACTTTCCCTTCTATTTTATTAAATTTATATGAAAATGCTGTTAAATATTCACCCAATGAAACTGAAATACATATTTCTCTGAATAAAAAAAACAGGCAAATATTTATAAACGTATCCGATGAGGGAAGCGGAATTCCTGAACTGGAAAGAGACAGGGTTTTTCAAAAATTTTACCGTATAGGAAATGAAGAAACAAGGAAAACAAAAGGTACTGGGCTAGGTTTATTCATAGTTAAGAATCTGGTGGAAAAACACAATGGAGTTATACATGTTAAAAACAACAATCCTAAAGGCAGTACAATTGAGATATGTTTTGACAACAATATAGAACAACGTACATGA
- a CDS encoding 2,3-bisphosphoglycerate-independent phosphoglycerate mutase, whose translation MNNKKIALLILDGWGKGNGSESDAIANAQTPFINSLYKKYPHSQLVTSGESVGLPEGQMGNSEVGHLNLGAGRIVYQDLGKINMAIKDKSIETNAVLNDAFNYAKENNKPVHFLGLLSEGGVHSSQAHLHKLCDMAKDHKIENVYIHAFTDGRDTDPKSGLNYLSLLQKHLENSAGQIATVIGRYFAMDRDKRWERVMIAYNAVVKGQGSKTKDVLNAVRESYENGVSDEFIKPILNTDENGTPIGSVKQGDVVICFNFRTDRCREITMALHQQDFPEYEMHKLNLYYVTMTNYDDRFKNVKIIFEKDNLINTIGEVLARANKKQLRVAETEKYPHVTFFFSGGREKIFEGEKRILVASPKVPTYDLKPEMSAQELTLELIQQIENSEADFICVNYANPDMVGHTGVYKAIVKAVETVDKCAEQVVKKGLEKGYSFLILSDHGNADYVLNKDGSPNTAHTTNPVPCILIDRDYKQIKNGKLGDIAPTILKMMAVEIPKEMNGDCLV comes from the coding sequence ATGAATAATAAAAAAATAGCACTTCTTATACTGGATGGTTGGGGAAAGGGAAATGGATCAGAATCTGATGCAATTGCAAATGCACAAACCCCATTTATTAATAGTCTTTATAAAAAATATCCCCATTCCCAATTAGTAACTTCAGGGGAATCTGTTGGGTTGCCTGAGGGGCAAATGGGAAATTCAGAAGTTGGCCATTTGAATTTGGGAGCAGGAAGAATTGTTTACCAGGATTTAGGAAAAATAAACATGGCCATCAAGGACAAGAGTATTGAAACAAATGCTGTTCTTAATGATGCTTTTAATTATGCCAAAGAAAACAACAAACCTGTTCATTTTTTAGGTTTGCTATCTGAAGGGGGTGTTCATTCCTCGCAGGCTCATTTGCATAAATTATGTGATATGGCAAAAGATCATAAAATAGAAAATGTATATATTCATGCCTTTACAGATGGCAGGGACACGGATCCAAAAAGTGGGTTGAATTATTTATCCCTTTTGCAAAAACATCTTGAAAATTCAGCAGGACAAATAGCTACCGTAATAGGACGTTATTTCGCAATGGACAGGGATAAGAGATGGGAAAGAGTTATGATAGCTTATAACGCAGTGGTTAAAGGCCAGGGAAGCAAAACAAAAGATGTTCTTAATGCTGTAAGAGAATCCTATGAAAATGGTGTAAGCGATGAATTTATTAAACCAATACTCAATACAGATGAAAACGGGACTCCCATAGGGTCAGTAAAACAGGGAGATGTGGTAATTTGCTTTAATTTTAGAACGGACAGGTGCAGGGAAATAACAATGGCTTTACATCAACAGGATTTTCCGGAATATGAAATGCATAAGTTGAACTTGTATTATGTTACAATGACAAATTATGATGATCGTTTTAAAAATGTTAAAATTATTTTTGAAAAGGATAATTTAATCAATACTATAGGTGAAGTACTTGCCAGGGCTAATAAAAAACAATTAAGAGTAGCGGAAACAGAAAAATACCCTCATGTTACTTTTTTCTTTTCAGGAGGACGCGAAAAAATATTTGAAGGCGAAAAAAGAATTTTGGTTGCCTCTCCAAAGGTTCCAACCTATGATTTAAAACCTGAAATGAGTGCACAAGAACTTACATTAGAATTAATTCAGCAAATAGAAAATTCAGAGGCTGATTTCATTTGTGTTAATTATGCAAATCCTGATATGGTAGGGCATACTGGCGTTTATAAAGCTATTGTAAAAGCAGTGGAAACGGTTGATAAATGTGCAGAACAGGTAGTTAAAAAAGGATTAGAGAAGGGTTATTCTTTTTTAATACTCTCGGATCATGGCAATGCTGATTATGTATTAAATAAAGATGGCTCCCCAAATACAGCCCATACTACCAACCCTGTTCCCTGTATATTGATTGATCGGGATTATAAACAAATAAAAAATGGCAAATTAGGCGATATTGCTCCAACTATTCTAAAAATGATGGCGGTAGAAATTCCAAAGGAAATGAATGGCGATTGTCTTGTTTGA
- a CDS encoding multicopper oxidase domain-containing protein: MKYRITLIVFLASFQLMAQKTIKYTVILRSNTGSASMWDGNSVAIWGFSSTLSTPPTLPAKILYAEQGDTVIITARNVSQGEHHTVHLHGLDVDTRNDGDPATSFWLSHMQDTTYTFVADYPGTYIYHCHVGDVVHLQMGMYGLIVVRAANGVKSAWTGGPSFDKDYKWLMTEIDSQWHLNPPQHDTVSDMILVPAYLPDYFLINGKSEQQIAQDDSIKITGTQGEKIYMRLANIGYFNNRIIFPSILNATILSSDGRPMPNAIQSDTLEIMPGERFEVMLNASGQFTGNVIVKYLNMNTDSVWNVQYVPVAINGYVGLNENTLDNPVHVFPNPTDNYLEISFKNKDKDKINFTLINALGQVVKSGNSEKTHESLILEVGDLNPGIYYLNILIGNDNLNKKIIIGR; the protein is encoded by the coding sequence ATGAAATATAGAATTACCCTGATTGTTTTTTTAGCTTCTTTCCAGTTAATGGCACAAAAAACAATTAAATATACCGTTATACTGCGTAGCAATACCGGTTCAGCAAGCATGTGGGACGGGAATAGTGTTGCAATTTGGGGTTTTTCCTCTACTTTATCAACCCCACCCACTTTGCCTGCAAAAATACTTTATGCAGAACAAGGAGATACTGTAATTATTACTGCCCGAAATGTATCACAGGGAGAGCATCATACCGTTCATTTACATGGATTGGATGTGGATACGCGCAATGATGGAGACCCTGCTACTTCATTCTGGCTTAGCCACATGCAGGACACTACATACACTTTTGTTGCTGATTATCCAGGCACCTATATTTATCATTGTCATGTTGGAGATGTGGTGCATTTACAAATGGGAATGTATGGATTAATAGTGGTTCGTGCTGCCAATGGAGTTAAATCGGCATGGACAGGTGGGCCATCATTTGATAAAGATTATAAATGGTTAATGACAGAAATTGACTCGCAATGGCATTTAAATCCTCCTCAACATGATACCGTGAGCGATATGATACTTGTACCTGCTTATTTGCCTGATTATTTTCTTATTAATGGTAAATCTGAACAACAAATAGCTCAGGATGATTCCATTAAAATAACAGGAACCCAGGGTGAAAAAATTTATATGCGGCTTGCGAACATTGGCTATTTTAATAACCGAATTATTTTTCCTTCAATACTGAATGCTACAATACTTTCCTCAGATGGAAGGCCAATGCCTAATGCAATTCAAAGTGATACCCTGGAGATAATGCCAGGTGAACGTTTTGAAGTTATGCTTAATGCTTCTGGTCAATTTACTGGAAATGTCATTGTTAAATATTTAAATATGAATACTGATTCAGTTTGGAATGTGCAATATGTTCCTGTTGCCATTAATGGTTATGTTGGATTAAATGAAAATACTTTAGATAACCCTGTTCATGTATTTCCAAACCCCACGGATAATTATTTGGAAATTTCCTTCAAAAATAAGGATAAGGATAAAATTAATTTTACTTTAATAAATGCTCTTGGTCAAGTTGTTAAATCAGGAAATTCTGAAAAAACTCATGAAAGTCTTATATTAGAAGTCGGTGATTTAAACCCGGGAATCTATTATTTAAACATTCTTATTGGGAATGATAATTTGAATAAAAAAATAATAATTGGGAGATAA
- a CDS encoding PKD domain-containing protein: MKKLNFICIIFLLLGNSFSIKATHIIGGVVSYECLGNNSYRITIAMYRDCKSGTAAFDNPANVAIYNSANVLIKDIDIPFPGSVQLATTINSPCYSPPSNICVEEAIYTVIVNNLPPIPGGYTITYQRCCRNNTILNLVDPGATGATFTAHIPGTEVITTCNSNPVYKEFPPIFLCNGMSLEFDHSATDIDGDSLVYEICDPFAGATNTDPMPDPPMPPPYYYVNWNPPYNGSYPMSSNPVLSINPQTGVLIGRPNLTGQWVVGICVSEYRNGVLLSRTIRDFQFNVINCPGLIVSAFPSQTLFCNGFDVAFQNNSFNASSFLWDFGVVGVSNDTSVLATPIFTFPTSGTYTVTLIANPYTSCSDTSYSTFDVQPLLAPILLTSDPLCLTGNSFGFNAGGVFGSSAEFSWSFSSGVPSNSNQQNPAGITFPDIGTFPVSLTISENGCSKTVTGSVNVIPDVIAEFPAQAIFCDGFTVSFSNNSFNANSYLWDFGVPGITSDTSSFATPTFTYPSSGIYTITLVANPYTSCADTAYSTYEVYPLLEPLISAPNPSCFTGNYFGFNAGGSFGANANFNWSFPEGNPNASNQQDPTGIVFPDTGLFQVSLTIIENGCSRTVSSTVVVVPDAVADIDQQRVFCGGYTYDFTNLSQNADTYYWTFGDPSNPGAYSTEFEPSYTYPDSGWYTVTLVATGPFCSSTVSQTFSIYPLLKTDFVNPGVLCFKAHDLSFAAGGVFGETASFFWDFGPDANIQSSTNATVPNVFFNSPGIFNVNLIIQENGCTSVKSANVELLLSPVAALELIEKSGCMPLKVEFKEASTSATPLTYLWNFGDGNKSDEKSPEHMFFNPGSYDVSLTVKTETGCIDSSSISIPRLVTVHPFPEANFTILPLEASIFEPKFILTNESKGDSRCIYYFGDGNTSSQCDVEYFYADTGDYQITQIVYSQFECPDTASGIVRVNPEYRFYVPNAFTPDSDGLNDVFKPIIIGEREYEMLIFNRWGEMIFKTTDKEIGWDGRAKNGKLPAQQEVYSYIISLTNVFNRSFVFSGHVTLLR; the protein is encoded by the coding sequence ATGAAGAAACTGAATTTTATATGTATTATTTTTTTATTGTTGGGTAATTCCTTCAGTATTAAAGCCACACATATAATTGGAGGTGTTGTAAGCTATGAATGCCTGGGAAACAACAGTTATAGGATTACTATTGCAATGTACAGGGATTGTAAATCCGGAACTGCTGCATTTGACAATCCTGCCAATGTTGCTATTTATAACTCTGCCAATGTACTTATTAAAGATATTGATATTCCTTTTCCTGGATCTGTTCAATTGGCTACAACAATTAACAGCCCCTGTTATTCACCACCAAGTAATATCTGTGTAGAAGAAGCAATTTATACTGTAATAGTTAATAATTTGCCCCCTATTCCAGGAGGTTATACAATTACCTATCAACGCTGTTGCCGTAATAATACTATATTAAATTTAGTTGATCCAGGTGCAACCGGAGCTACTTTTACCGCTCATATCCCGGGGACGGAAGTTATTACTACATGTAACAGCAATCCTGTTTACAAAGAATTTCCACCTATTTTTCTTTGCAATGGAATGTCCCTTGAATTTGATCATTCTGCAACTGACATAGATGGTGATTCACTTGTTTATGAAATTTGTGATCCATTTGCCGGGGCAACAAATACGGATCCAATGCCCGATCCTCCAATGCCCCCACCATATTATTATGTGAATTGGAATCCTCCATACAATGGCTCCTATCCAATGAGTTCAAACCCTGTTCTTTCTATAAATCCCCAGACAGGTGTGCTAATAGGAAGACCAAATTTGACAGGACAATGGGTTGTTGGAATTTGTGTAAGTGAATATAGAAATGGAGTATTATTAAGCAGGACAATAAGGGATTTTCAGTTCAACGTAATAAATTGTCCCGGACTTATAGTTTCAGCATTTCCTTCACAAACTTTGTTTTGTAATGGGTTTGATGTCGCCTTTCAGAATAACAGTTTCAATGCGAGTTCCTTTTTATGGGATTTTGGGGTTGTAGGAGTTTCAAATGATACCTCTGTTCTTGCCACACCAATTTTTACATTTCCAACAAGTGGTACTTACACTGTAACTCTTATTGCAAATCCATATACATCCTGTTCTGATACTTCTTATTCCACATTCGATGTTCAACCTTTGCTTGCGCCTATTTTGTTAACCTCTGATCCTTTATGTTTAACTGGTAACAGTTTTGGTTTTAATGCTGGAGGGGTATTCGGTTCATCAGCGGAATTTAGCTGGTCATTCTCATCAGGGGTTCCCTCTAATTCAAATCAGCAGAATCCTGCAGGAATTACTTTTCCTGATATAGGTACTTTTCCAGTGTCATTAACAATATCTGAAAATGGTTGCAGTAAAACAGTTACTGGCAGTGTGAATGTAATCCCTGATGTTATTGCTGAATTTCCTGCTCAAGCTATATTTTGTGATGGTTTTACTGTTTCTTTTTCAAATAACAGTTTCAATGCAAATTCTTATTTGTGGGATTTTGGGGTTCCTGGAATTACCAGCGATACCTCTAGTTTTGCCACACCAACTTTTACTTACCCCTCAAGCGGTATTTATACCATAACTCTAGTTGCAAATCCTTATACTTCCTGTGCTGATACTGCCTATTCAACATATGAAGTTTATCCCTTGCTTGAGCCTCTTATTTCTGCTCCAAATCCCTCCTGTTTTACAGGGAATTATTTTGGTTTTAATGCCGGAGGAAGTTTTGGAGCTAATGCAAATTTTAACTGGTCATTTCCTGAAGGCAATCCGAATGCATCAAACCAGCAAGATCCCACAGGTATAGTCTTTCCTGATACTGGCTTATTTCAGGTTTCATTAACAATAATAGAAAATGGCTGCAGTAGAACAGTTTCTTCAACTGTTGTGGTAGTGCCCGATGCTGTTGCTGATATTGACCAGCAGCGTGTTTTTTGTGGAGGCTATACCTATGATTTTACAAATTTAAGTCAAAATGCCGATACTTATTACTGGACTTTTGGGGATCCATCAAACCCGGGAGCTTACTCCACTGAATTTGAACCATCCTATACTTATCCCGATAGTGGATGGTATACGGTTACACTTGTAGCTACAGGACCGTTTTGTTCCAGTACAGTTTCCCAAACCTTTTCAATTTATCCGCTTCTAAAGACTGATTTTGTTAATCCGGGTGTACTGTGTTTCAAGGCACATGATTTAAGCTTTGCAGCAGGTGGAGTATTTGGTGAAACGGCTTCCTTTTTCTGGGACTTTGGCCCTGATGCTAACATTCAGAGCTCAACTAATGCAACGGTTCCTAATGTTTTCTTTAATTCCCCGGGTATATTTAATGTTAATTTAATAATCCAGGAAAATGGTTGTACCTCTGTTAAATCAGCCAATGTTGAATTACTTCTTAGTCCGGTTGCTGCCCTCGAACTCATTGAAAAATCAGGGTGCATGCCTTTGAAAGTTGAATTTAAAGAGGCCTCAACTTCGGCAACTCCTTTAACTTATCTCTGGAATTTTGGAGACGGAAACAAATCAGATGAAAAAAGTCCTGAACACATGTTTTTCAACCCAGGATCTTATGATGTTAGCCTTACTGTAAAAACGGAAACTGGTTGTATTGATTCGTCCTCAATTTCAATTCCTAGATTAGTTACTGTTCATCCTTTCCCTGAAGCAAATTTTACCATTCTTCCTCTTGAAGCGTCCATATTTGAACCTAAATTTATTTTAACCAATGAATCAAAAGGAGATTCAAGGTGTATTTATTATTTTGGAGATGGAAATACTTCATCACAATGTGATGTTGAATATTTCTATGCTGATACCGGAGATTATCAAATAACTCAAATAGTTTACTCCCAATTTGAATGTCCCGATACTGCTTCAGGAATTGTTAGGGTAAACCCAGAATATCGGTTTTATGTTCCAAATGCCTTTACACCTGACTCAGATGGACTTAATGATGTATTTAAGCCAATAATAATTGGTGAAAGGGAGTACGAAATGTTGATTTTCAACCGGTGGGGAGAAATGATTTTTAAAACAACAGATAAAGAAATCGGTTGGGATGGAAGAGCTAAGAATGGAAAACTTCCTGCTCAACAGGAGGTTTATTCTTATATTATTTCACTTACTAATGTTTTTAACCGTTCTTTTGTTTTTTCTGGACATGTTACCTTGCTCCGATAA
- a CDS encoding dipeptidase, translating to MIKAYIQANKDRFIQELVDLLKIPSVSADLKYKEHINQAALMVSQRLTEAGADNVEICETAGHPVVYGQKIIDPELPTVLVYGHYDVQPADPIELWDSPPFEPIIKDDKIYARGAADDKGQIYMHVKAFELMMRTNSLPCNIKFMIEGEEEIGSQHLGLFIQANKEKLKADVILISDTSIIANDVPSITVGLRGLSYLQVEVTGPNRDLHSGLYGGAVANPINILCIMIASLVDENNHIAIPGFYDDVIELSSEERMEMAKAPFDLEEYKKALDLKDIHGEKGYTTNERASIRPTMDVNGIWGGYTGEGAKTVIPSKAHAKISMRLVPGQDPDKITLLFKEYFESIAPKSVRVKVEPHHGGKPYVTSIDSPAYKAAIKAMEVTFGKKPIPERSGGSIPIVALFKEVLELDSIMMGFGLHSDAIHSPNEHFGVFNYLKGIETIPYFFHYFSELNNK from the coding sequence ATGATAAAGGCATACATTCAGGCAAATAAAGACAGATTTATACAAGAACTTGTTGATTTATTGAAAATTCCCTCTGTTAGTGCTGATTTAAAATACAAAGAACATATTAATCAGGCAGCCCTTATGGTTAGCCAAAGGTTAACTGAGGCAGGAGCAGATAATGTGGAAATATGTGAAACCGCTGGCCATCCTGTTGTTTATGGACAAAAAATAATTGACCCTGAATTGCCTACTGTTTTAGTGTATGGCCATTATGATGTTCAACCTGCTGATCCAATTGAGTTATGGGATTCTCCTCCATTTGAACCAATAATAAAGGATGATAAAATATACGCACGTGGAGCTGCTGATGATAAAGGACAGATTTATATGCATGTTAAGGCTTTTGAATTAATGATGAGAACGAATTCGCTCCCCTGCAATATTAAATTTATGATTGAGGGGGAAGAAGAAATTGGTTCTCAACATTTAGGTTTATTTATTCAGGCAAATAAAGAAAAACTTAAAGCGGATGTCATTCTTATTTCTGATACAAGTATTATAGCAAACGATGTTCCCTCAATTACAGTAGGACTGAGAGGACTAAGTTACTTACAGGTAGAGGTTACGGGGCCGAATCGCGATTTACATTCGGGCCTTTATGGTGGAGCAGTTGCAAATCCTATTAATATTTTGTGTATAATGATTGCCTCTCTTGTAGATGAAAACAATCATATTGCTATACCTGGTTTTTATGATGATGTAATTGAATTATCCTCTGAAGAAAGAATGGAAATGGCCAAGGCACCTTTTGATTTAGAAGAATATAAAAAGGCCTTGGATCTAAAAGATATTCATGGTGAAAAAGGGTATACAACCAATGAACGAGCATCTATAAGACCTACCATGGATGTAAATGGAATTTGGGGAGGTTATACTGGTGAGGGGGCAAAAACTGTTATTCCATCAAAAGCACATGCTAAAATATCGATGAGGCTTGTACCTGGTCAGGATCCTGATAAAATCACTCTATTGTTCAAAGAATATTTTGAATCCATTGCACCAAAATCAGTAAGGGTGAAAGTAGAGCCACATCATGGAGGAAAACCTTATGTTACTTCAATAGATTCTCCAGCTTACAAAGCAGCAATCAAGGCAATGGAAGTTACTTTCGGTAAAAAACCAATTCCTGAAAGAAGTGGTGGAAGCATACCAATAGTGGCCCTTTTTAAAGAAGTTCTTGAGCTTGATTCAATAATGATGGGCTTTGGTCTTCACTCGGATGCTATACATTCTCCAAATGAACATTTTGGTGTTTTCAATTATTTAAAAGGAATTGAAACTATCCCCTACTTTTTTCACTATTTCTCTGAACTTAACAATAAATAA
- a CDS encoding multicopper oxidase domain-containing protein has translation MQLSIKLFLTCLPLLFVINSSAAIKNQTLFINSGTFTTVNNTTFPCFVFNETGSFVSLNTVISCTTSDTLVIKIINNDTIIHGFNIKGFSGVNATISPADSITDTLTFAAQGLYIYYDEYQYPNYKNMGAGGMICVNNSTSKKYYWNLKDFQSEFNTLISENNTVDWTQYNPDYFTINGKSFPDLQNDTTARVKCNVGDTIHIFIANTGQAAHSLHFHGFHCNIIYSNQNHQIGWSKDTFPFRRMDAMVLELVPDKIGEYSVHDHNLVAVSGGGIHPNGMFLIMKVEQ, from the coding sequence ATGCAATTAAGTATAAAATTATTTTTGACTTGTTTGCCATTGCTGTTTGTAATTAACAGTAGTGCTGCGATAAAAAATCAGACACTGTTTATTAATTCAGGAACTTTTACAACTGTAAATAACACAACTTTTCCTTGCTTTGTATTTAATGAAACAGGTTCATTTGTTTCATTAAATACAGTGATAAGCTGTACAACCAGCGATACACTTGTAATTAAAATAATAAACAACGACACAATTATTCATGGTTTTAATATTAAAGGCTTTTCAGGTGTTAATGCCACAATTAGTCCTGCAGATTCCATAACTGATACTCTAACTTTTGCTGCTCAAGGGCTTTACATTTATTATGATGAATATCAATATCCCAATTACAAAAACATGGGAGCGGGTGGAATGATTTGTGTAAACAATTCAACTTCCAAAAAATACTACTGGAATTTAAAAGATTTTCAATCAGAATTTAACACCCTGATTTCTGAAAACAATACAGTGGATTGGACTCAGTACAATCCTGATTATTTTACTATTAATGGTAAGAGTTTTCCCGATTTGCAAAACGATACAACCGCAAGGGTAAAATGTAATGTAGGAGATACAATTCATATTTTTATAGCCAATACAGGCCAGGCAGCCCATTCTTTACATTTCCATGGTTTTCATTGCAACATCATTTATTCCAATCAGAATCACCAAATAGGATGGTCTAAAGATACTTTTCCTTTTAGGAGGATGGATGCAATGGTTCTGGAACTGGTTCCCGATAAAATTGGAGAATACAGCGTGCATGATCATAATTTAGTAGCAGTTTCAGGAGGAGGGATTCATCCAAATGGAATGTTTTTAATTATGAAAGTAGAACAATGA
- a CDS encoding NAD(P)/FAD-dependent oxidoreductase, protein MKNKSIIIVGAGAAGIFAAINAAKKNPQIEVTVLEKSSKLLAKVKVSGGGRCNVTNACQETKELVKNYPRGNKELALSFSKFNTTDTVNWFSQRGVELKAEADGRMFPLTNSSQTIIDCLLKECKDLGVKIYTNSDVKSIVKKANSFDLSLASGQILECNKLLIATGGSNKAESYKWLEVLGHSIEIPLPSLFTFNIKNNSLSQLAGISVKLATVKIAGTKLIQKGPVLITHWGLSGPAVLKLSAWGARILYEKKYIYTVLINWLLEQNEEQAREFLEEYKTANPLKKVSGTSPVNLPLRLWQYLVSKAEIDAETKWNNLSGKNFNRLINNLVCDAYEASGKTTYKEEFVTCGGIKLNEVDMQTMESRLCKGLFFAGEVINVDGVTGGFNFQAAWTTGWLASQAV, encoded by the coding sequence ATGAAAAATAAAAGCATTATAATTGTTGGAGCGGGTGCAGCCGGAATTTTTGCAGCAATAAACGCTGCAAAAAAAAATCCTCAAATAGAGGTTACAGTGCTTGAAAAGTCTTCAAAATTATTGGCTAAGGTAAAGGTTTCAGGTGGCGGAAGGTGCAATGTTACCAATGCTTGCCAGGAGACAAAGGAACTAGTAAAAAACTACCCCCGGGGAAATAAAGAACTTGCCTTGTCTTTTTCAAAGTTCAATACAACCGACACTGTTAATTGGTTTTCACAAAGAGGAGTAGAACTTAAAGCAGAAGCTGATGGCAGAATGTTTCCTCTCACCAACAGTTCGCAAACAATTATTGATTGCCTGCTTAAAGAATGTAAGGATTTAGGAGTAAAAATATATACTAATTCAGATGTTAAATCGATAGTTAAAAAAGCAAATAGCTTTGACCTTTCTCTTGCTTCGGGACAAATCCTTGAATGCAATAAATTATTAATTGCAACTGGAGGAAGCAATAAAGCAGAATCTTATAAATGGCTTGAAGTTCTTGGGCATAGCATTGAGATTCCCCTCCCCTCTTTGTTCACTTTTAATATAAAGAATAATAGTCTTTCTCAATTAGCAGGTATTTCGGTTAAACTGGCCACTGTAAAAATTGCAGGAACAAAATTAATTCAAAAAGGCCCTGTACTTATAACCCATTGGGGATTAAGCGGGCCTGCAGTTCTTAAACTATCTGCGTGGGGAGCACGCATACTTTATGAAAAAAAATACATCTATACGGTATTAATTAACTGGCTTTTGGAGCAAAACGAAGAACAGGCCAGGGAATTTCTGGAAGAATACAAAACTGCAAACCCTTTAAAAAAAGTTTCAGGAACATCTCCTGTTAATCTTCCTTTAAGACTATGGCAGTATTTGGTTTCAAAAGCAGAAATAGATGCAGAAACAAAATGGAACAATCTTTCGGGGAAAAATTTCAATAGGTTAATAAATAATCTTGTTTGTGATGCATATGAAGCTTCAGGAAAAACAACATATAAAGAGGAGTTTGTTACCTGCGGAGGAATTAAACTAAATGAAGTAGACATGCAAACTATGGAAAGCCGTTTATGCAAAGGACTATTCTTTGCAGGTGAGGTAATAAATGTTGATGGAGTAACCGGAGGTTTTAATTTCCAGGCAGCATGGACAACAGGCTGGCTAGCATCCCAGGCAGTGTAA
- a CDS encoding LEA type 2 family protein produces the protein MKKPVLYLFILLAVVSFSACSSIEPLSVSKVENIKLQNFSKNSLALEVTFIIKNPNRYKFKITDNNFNVFLNNAELGTAKIKKKLIIPKKSEDSYTFIIETQFSKLAMGSIPSLLNMFRTKQVEFKLIGEVKVKTLGVGKRFPVEIVEKVAIGK, from the coding sequence ATGAAAAAGCCTGTTTTATATTTGTTTATTCTGCTTGCAGTTGTTTCATTTTCTGCATGCTCATCAATTGAACCTTTGAGTGTAAGTAAAGTTGAGAATATTAAACTTCAAAATTTCAGTAAAAATTCCCTTGCCCTGGAAGTTACTTTTATAATAAAAAACCCAAACCGCTACAAATTCAAAATTACAGACAATAATTTCAACGTTTTTTTGAACAATGCAGAGTTAGGAACAGCAAAAATTAAAAAGAAATTAATCATTCCAAAAAAATCTGAGGATTCCTACACCTTTATTATTGAAACACAATTCTCAAAATTGGCAATGGGAAGTATACCAAGCCTATTGAACATGTTCAGGACAAAACAGGTGGAATTTAAACTCATAGGCGAAGTAAAAGTTAAGACATTGGGGGTAGGCAAAAGATTCCCAGTTGAAATTGTTGAAAAAGTGGCTATTGGAAAATAA